The region CGCAGCGGCGCGTGCCGCGGGCGCCGGTCGCACCATCGGTGTGGTGCCCCACCAGGGCGAGCACGACCTCCTCACCGGCGCCGGCCTGGCCGATGCCGTCACCATCGCCGACGCCCGCGACCCGATCGCGCTGCGTGACGCGGTCACCGCGGCCGGTGGCCCGGCGGACGTCACCGTGGTGTGCGTCGACGTCCCGGGCTGCGAGGGCGGCGCCATCCTCGCCACCGCCGAGGGCGGGACCGTCATCTTCTTCTCCATGGCCACCAGCTTCAGCGCGGCAGCGCTCGGTGCCGAGGGCCTGGCCGCCGACGTGCGGATGCTCGTGGGCAACGGCTACGTCCCCGGCCACGCGGCCTACGCGATGGAGCTGCTGCGCGCCGACGCCGGCGTGCGCGGACTCTTCGAGCGGAGGCTCTGATGGCGACCAGGCACACCAGCCGGCTGGGGATCGACGGCGCTGACGTACGTCGCGCGCGCACGCTCGCGCGGCAGGTCGGCA is a window of Actinomycetes bacterium DNA encoding:
- a CDS encoding L-erythro-3,5-diaminohexanoate dehydrogenase, translated to AAARAAGAGRTIGVVPHQGEHDLLTGAGLADAVTIADARDPIALRDAVTAAGGPADVTVVCVDVPGCEGGAILATAEGGTVIFFSMATSFSAAALGAEGLAADVRMLVGNGYVPGHAAYAMELLRADAGVRGLFERRL